The Xylophilus rhododendri region CCCGGCTGACCGATGTCCACCTGACCGGGGACGAACTGCTGCTGGACCGCGACGGCCACGACTACCGCATCCCCTACAGCTCGGCCATCGCGCAGCTCTTCCTGACCACCGTCAACGCCGGCATCCTGCGGGCCGTGCAGCACGAGGCGGTCGCGCTGGTGAAGCGGCGCGGCGACCGCAATTTCGCCCACGGGCTGGCGGCGCGGCCGGAGGACGATCCGGTGCTGCAGCAGGAGATCGGCGAGATCGCCAGCGCCGCCTTCGCCGCCGAGGCCACGGTGCTGGCCGCGGCCGATGCACTCGACCGGGTGGCCGAGTCGCGCCAGCGCGGCGCGCACGACCGGGAACTGGCCCTGCAGGGCGCCCTGGCCGCGTCCAAGGCCAAGGTGGTGGTCGACAGCCTCACGCTGCGCGCCGCCACCCAGCTCTTCGACGTGGGCGGCGCCTCGGCCGCCACCCAGCGCTACAACCTCGACCGCCACTGGCGCAATGCCCGCACCCTGGCATCGCACAACCCGGCCAGCCTGAAGGCACGTCTGCTCGGCCAGTACGAGGTGCACGGCACGCCACTGCCCACGGGCGGCTTCTTCTGAATCCTTAAAGCCGCAAGCCGGCCTGTTTCATCAGGGGCAGGACTTTCTGCCCGAAGTGGGCCAGGTCGGGCTCGAAGTCGAAGAAGCTCAGCTGCACGCCGCCGATGCCGGTGGCCTGCAACGCCAGGAACTGATCGACGATCTGCTGGGGCGAGCCGACCAGCACCAGGTTGCCGCCCACGATGCGGTGCTCGCGCAGCCGGTCCTTCTTCCAGCCCTGGGCATCGCTCACCGCGCCGCGGGCGATGAAGCCGTCCACCGCGCCGTCGTCGGCGCCCGCGACGATGGCGCGGTAGTAGTCCCAGGCTTCCTGTTCGGTGTCGCGGCAGACCACGGTGGGGTTGATCAGGATACGCACGCTGCGGCCAGCCTCGGCGGCGGCCGCCTGGATGCGGGCGTTGTGCGCGGGCAGGGCGGGCAGGGCCTCGTCGATGCCGGTGCCGCCGGGGCTGGGGGTGAAGACGATGTCCGAATGCCGCGCCGCATAGGCCATGCCGGCGGGCGAACCGGTGGCGTTGACCAGGATGGGCCGGCCGTACAGCGGCTTGGGAGTGACGTAGGCGCCGGTGGTCCGCCAGAACTCGCCCTGGTAGTCCAGGTTGCCCTCGGCCGCCCAGAAGCCTTCGGCGATGCGGGAGAACTCGTCGGCCATGGCGTAGCGGCGGTCGTGCTCGGCGCGCTCCATGCCGAACATCGGCGCCTCGTAGGCCAGGTGGCCGGTCACCAGGTTGATGCCCCAGCGGCCCTTGGAGATGTGGTCCAGCGTGGCGCCGAATTTGGCCAGGTGCAGGGGATGCCAGGGGCCGTAGAGCACATGCAGGGTGCTGATCAGCAGGATGCGGCTGGTCAGCCCGCACAGCGCCGCCGTGGCCATGAAGGAATCGATGGACTGTTCGCGGTACTGCATCGCGCCGCCATGGCCGCCCTTGCCCACCCACTGGGCCAGGCCGAAGGCCAGGTCGAAGCCCAGGGCCTCGGCCTGCAGGGTGAGGCGGCTGTTGTAGTCGAAGCTCCAGTCGGTGCCACGCGGCGCGGTGGAGGCCGACCAGCCGCCGCTTTGCAGCGGCAGAAACAGGCCCAGCAGCATCGGCTGGCGCAGCACGGCGGAAAGCGGGCTGTGGGGAAATTCGGCGGGGGAGCGGGGAACAGGCAGTGCGGACATTCGGGGAAGCGGGGCCGCCAGCGCGGCACTTTGAGGGGTCAGGCAGCCAGGGGAAAGTCCTGCCGCGCCCGGCCGGGCATGGCGGCCAGCAGGCTGCGGGTATAGGCGTGGCGCGGATGGCGGAACAGCTCGCCGGTGGCGGCTTCCTCCACCACCCGGCCGTGCTGCATCACCGCGATGCGGTCGCAGACCTGGGCGGCCACCCGCAGGTCGTGGGTGATGAAGACGATGGACAGGCCCAGGCGCCGGCGCAGGTCTTCCAGCAGGGCCAGCACCTGGGCCTGCACCGAGACGTCGAGCGCGGAGACCGGCTCGTCCGCCACCAGCACCTCGGGTTTCATGGCCAGGGCACGCGCCAGGCCGATGCGCTGGCGCTGGCCGCCGGAGAACTCGTGCGGCAGGCGGCCCAGCGCGTCGGGCGACAGGCCGACCAGGGCGAACCACTCCTTGGCCTCGGCTTCGGCCCGGGCTCGCGGAACGCCCTGGGCCAGCGGGCCCTGGATGACGGAATCGCCGACGCGGCGGCGCGGGTCCAGCGAGCCATAGGGGTCCTGGAACACCATCTGCACCCGCGGGTCCGGTCCGGGGGCGGCATCGCGGCCGGCCACCTGGATGCGGCCGCCGTCGCTGCCCAGCAGGCCGACCAGGCAGCGCGCCAGGGTCGACTTGCCGGAGCCGCTCTCGCCCACGATGCCGAGCGTGCTGCCGCGAGCCAGTTTCAGGCCGACGCCGTCCAGGGCATGAGTGACCCGTTGATTGCGCAGCCAGCGCGAGCCGCTGCGGTAGGTCTTCTGCAGGCCCTCGGCGGCCAGCACCTCTTCGCCGCTGGCGGCCGGGGACGGCTCGCGCGGCAAGCCGTGCGGCACGGCGGCCAGCAGCGCCCGGGTATAGGCATGGCGCGGCGAGCCCAGCACCTCGCGTGCACTGCCCGACTCCACGACGCGCCCGTGCTGCATCACCGCCACCCGGTCGGCGATGTCGGCCACCACACCGAAGTCGTGGGTGATGAAGAGCACGGCGGTGCCGCGCCGCTGCTGCAGCTCGCGGATCAGCTTGAGGATCTGCGCCTGCGTGGTCACGTCCAGCGCGGTGGTGGGCTCGTCGGCCACCAGCACCCGCGGATCCAGCGCCAGGGCCATGGCGATCATCGCCCGCTGGCGCTGGCCGCCCGAGAGCTGGTGGGCATGGGCCTGCAGCGCGGCGGCGGGGTCGGCGATCCGCACGTCCTGCAGCAGCTGCAGGCAGCGGGCCTCGATCTCGCGGCGGCGCAGCCCGGTGTGCGCGCGGAAGATCTCGGCCAGCTGCTGGCCGATGGTCATCAGCGGGTTGAGCGCGCTCATCGGCTCCTGGAAGATCATGCCGATGCCCGCGCCGCGGATGCGGCGCATGGCGGATTCGGGCAGGGTCGCCAGGTTCTGGCCGTCGAACAACACGCCGCCCGAAATAATGGGCAGGGCGCCCGGCAAGAGGCGCGTGACGGCGGCGGCCGCCACCGACTTGCCCGAGCCGCTCTCGCCGACCAGGCAGAGCACCTCGCCGGCCTGCAGGCTCAGGTTCAGGTCTTGCACGGCATGGGCGCGGTCGGCACCCGGGGGCAGGGCGACGGTGAGCCGGTCCAGGCTCAGCACGGCGGTATCTCTCGGTTGGGCGGTCGACATCAGAAGGCCCCTCGCTGGCGCGGGTTGAGCAGGTCGGTCAGGCCGTTGCCGATCAGGTTCAGCGCCACCACGGTCAGGAAGATGGCGGCGCCGGGCAGGGCGGTCATGTACCAGGCGGTGCGCAGCACCTCGCGGCCCGAGCCGATCATGCTGCCCCAGGAGGCGATGTTGGGATCGCCCAGGCCCAGGAAGGACAGCGAGGCCTCGGTGAGGATGGCGTGGCCGATCAGGATGGACACCATCACCAGCGCCGGCGTCAGCACATTGGGCAGCACATGCAGCCACAGGATGCGGCCGTGGCGCAGGCCCTGCAGCCGGGCGGCTGCCACGAACTCGCTGGCGCGCAGGCGCAGCGCCTCGGCGCGCACCAGGCGGGCGATGTTGGGCCAGCCGGTGACGGCGATGCCCAGCACGATGCTGGCCACCGTGGGCCGCAGGATCACCACCAGCACGATGGTGAAGACCAGCGAGGGCATGGTCTGGAAGATGTCGGTCAGCCGCATCAGCAGCGCATCGACCGCGCCGCCGAAATAGCCGGCGATGCTGCCCACCAGCAGCCCGCACAGGGCGGCCAGCAGGCCGGCCGCCAGGCCGATCAGCAGCGAGAAACGCGCGCCGTGCAGGATGCCGGCCAGCAGGTCGCGGCCCAGCATGTCGGTGCCAAGCGGATGAGCCGCCTCGCTGCCCGGCCACTGGTAGGGCCGGGCCACCATGTCGAGCGGATGGGGGCCGGTCAGCACACTCGCCAGCAGCGCGCCGGCGATCACGGCCAGCAGCAGCAGGATGCCGGCGAGCAGTCCGGGGCGGCGGCTCATGCACGGCCTCCCAGCTCGCCGATGCGGGGATCGAGCCGGCTGTAGAGCAGGTCGGTCAGCAGGTTGACCAGCATCACGAAGAAGGAGCTGAAGAGCAGGATGCCGAGCAGCAGGTTCACGTCCCGGCTGGTCACCGCGTACAGCGCCAACTGGCCCAGGCCCGGCCAGGCGAAGACCGTCTCGATGGTGATGGAGCCGGCCAGCAGCGCGCCGAACTGCAGCCCGGTCATGGTGACGATGGAGAGCATGGCGTTGGGCACGATGTGGCGCAGCACCACCCGCCAGCGCGACAGGCCCTTCGCGGTGGCGGTGCGCACGAAGTCGAGACGGTCCACCTCCAGCACCGAGGCGCGCATCAGCCGCGCATACACCGCCAGGTAGTAGAGCGACAGGCAGGCGCCGGGCAGCACCAGGTGGCGGGCCGCGTCCAGCCAATGGGCGGGGCCTTGCAGGTCGATGGTGATGTCCGACAGGCCGCCGGTGGGCAGCCAGCCGAGCTTGACCGAGAACAGCACGATCAGCATCAGCCCCACCCAGAACAGCGGCGTGGCGAAACCGATGGTGGTGAACAGCGAGACCACCGGCTCCACCCAGCGCCGCCGGGTGAGCGCCGCCCAGGCGCCGAGCGAGGTGCCGATCACCAGCGCCACCAGCAGGGCCGACACCACCAGCAGGGCGGTGGCGGGCAGCCGGCCCCAGATCAGGTGCATCACCGACTCGTTGGCGCGGAAGGACCAGCCCAGGTTCAGCGAGGCGATCTTCCGCAGGTAGTGGCCGAACTGCACCGGCAGCGGCTGGTCGATGCCGAACTGGCCGCGCAGCGCGGCCATGAATTCCGGCGTGGCCGCACCCGCCTCGCCGGCGATCACGTCGGCCATGTCGCCGGGCGCGGCTTTGAGCAGGAAGAAGTTCATCACGATGATCACCAGCGCCACCGGGATCATCTGGAA contains the following coding sequences:
- a CDS encoding LLM class flavin-dependent oxidoreductase; this translates as MSALPVPRSPAEFPHSPLSAVLRQPMLLGLFLPLQSGGWSASTAPRGTDWSFDYNSRLTLQAEALGFDLAFGLAQWVGKGGHGGAMQYREQSIDSFMATAALCGLTSRILLISTLHVLYGPWHPLHLAKFGATLDHISKGRWGINLVTGHLAYEAPMFGMERAEHDRRYAMADEFSRIAEGFWAAEGNLDYQGEFWRTTGAYVTPKPLYGRPILVNATGSPAGMAYAARHSDIVFTPSPGGTGIDEALPALPAHNARIQAAAAEAGRSVRILINPTVVCRDTEQEAWDYYRAIVAGADDGAVDGFIARGAVSDAQGWKKDRLREHRIVGGNLVLVGSPQQIVDQFLALQATGIGGVQLSFFDFEPDLAHFGQKVLPLMKQAGLRL
- a CDS encoding ABC transporter permease, encoding MYVLKRLFQMIPVALVIIVMNFFLLKAAPGDMADVIAGEAGAATPEFMAALRGQFGIDQPLPVQFGHYLRKIASLNLGWSFRANESVMHLIWGRLPATALLVVSALLVALVIGTSLGAWAALTRRRWVEPVVSLFTTIGFATPLFWVGLMLIVLFSVKLGWLPTGGLSDITIDLQGPAHWLDAARHLVLPGACLSLYYLAVYARLMRASVLEVDRLDFVRTATAKGLSRWRVVLRHIVPNAMLSIVTMTGLQFGALLAGSITIETVFAWPGLGQLALYAVTSRDVNLLLGILLFSSFFVMLVNLLTDLLYSRLDPRIGELGGRA
- a CDS encoding dipeptide ABC transporter ATP-binding protein, producing MSTAQPRDTAVLSLDRLTVALPPGADRAHAVQDLNLSLQAGEVLCLVGESGSGKSVAAAAVTRLLPGALPIISGGVLFDGQNLATLPESAMRRIRGAGIGMIFQEPMSALNPLMTIGQQLAEIFRAHTGLRRREIEARCLQLLQDVRIADPAAALQAHAHQLSGGQRQRAMIAMALALDPRVLVADEPTTALDVTTQAQILKLIRELQQRRGTAVLFITHDFGVVADIADRVAVMQHGRVVESGSAREVLGSPRHAYTRALLAAVPHGLPREPSPAASGEEVLAAEGLQKTYRSGSRWLRNQRVTHALDGVGLKLARGSTLGIVGESGSGKSTLARCLVGLLGSDGGRIQVAGRDAAPGPDPRVQMVFQDPYGSLDPRRRVGDSVIQGPLAQGVPRARAEAEAKEWFALVGLSPDALGRLPHEFSGGQRQRIGLARALAMKPEVLVADEPVSALDVSVQAQVLALLEDLRRRLGLSIVFITHDLRVAAQVCDRIAVMQHGRVVEEAATGELFRHPRHAYTRSLLAAMPGRARQDFPLAA
- a CDS encoding ABC transporter permease, yielding MSRRPGLLAGILLLLAVIAGALLASVLTGPHPLDMVARPYQWPGSEAAHPLGTDMLGRDLLAGILHGARFSLLIGLAAGLLAALCGLLVGSIAGYFGGAVDALLMRLTDIFQTMPSLVFTIVLVVILRPTVASIVLGIAVTGWPNIARLVRAEALRLRASEFVAAARLQGLRHGRILWLHVLPNVLTPALVMVSILIGHAILTEASLSFLGLGDPNIASWGSMIGSGREVLRTAWYMTALPGAAIFLTVVALNLIGNGLTDLLNPRQRGAF